The proteins below are encoded in one region of Campylobacter helveticus:
- a CDS encoding acetyl-CoA carboxylase biotin carboxylase subunit: MEIKSILIANRGEIALRALRTIKEMGKRAICVYSEADKDALYLKYADANICIGKARSAESYLNIPAIITAAEIAEADAIFPGYGFLSENQNFVEICAKHNIKFIGPSVEAMNLMSDKSKAKQVMQRAGVPVIPGSDGALAGAEAAKKLAKEIGYPVILKAAAGGGGRGMRVVENEKDLEKAYWSAESEAMTAFGDGTMYMEKYIQNPRHIEVQVVGDSFGNVIHIGERDCSMQRRHQKLIEESPAILLDESTRARLHETAVKAAKAIGYEGAGTFEFLVDKNLDFYFIEMNTRLQVEHCVSEMVSGIDIIELMIKVAEGYALPPQESIKLRGHSIECRITAEDSKTFLPSPGKITKYIPPAGRNVRMESHCYEGYAVPPYYDSMIGKLVVWGEDRNTAISKMKVALNELIVGGIKTTRDFHLSMMENPDFIDNNYDTNYLARH, translated from the coding sequence ATGGAAATTAAAAGCATTTTAATAGCAAATCGCGGTGAAATTGCTTTAAGAGCCTTAAGAACCATTAAAGAAATGGGAAAAAGAGCGATTTGCGTTTATTCTGAAGCGGATAAAGACGCCCTTTATCTTAAGTATGCGGACGCAAACATTTGCATAGGCAAGGCGAGAAGTGCTGAAAGCTATCTTAATATCCCGGCGATTATCACGGCGGCGGAGATTGCGGAGGCGGATGCGATTTTCCCGGGGTATGGCTTTTTAAGTGAAAATCAAAATTTTGTCGAAATTTGTGCCAAGCATAATATTAAATTCATAGGACCTTCGGTTGAGGCGATGAATTTAATGAGCGATAAAAGCAAAGCAAAGCAGGTAATGCAAAGGGCTGGTGTGCCTGTGATACCCGGAAGCGATGGGGCTTTAGCCGGGGCTGAGGCGGCGAAAAAACTTGCTAAAGAAATAGGCTATCCTGTCATCTTAAAAGCGGCTGCTGGAGGCGGTGGGCGTGGTATGCGCGTGGTGGAAAATGAAAAAGATTTAGAAAAAGCATACTGGTCGGCTGAAAGCGAAGCGATGACGGCTTTTGGAGACGGAACGATGTATATGGAAAAATATATCCAAAATCCGCGTCATATCGAAGTGCAAGTTGTGGGAGATAGCTTTGGTAATGTGATACACATAGGTGAAAGAGACTGCTCTATGCAAAGGCGTCATCAAAAGCTTATCGAAGAAAGTCCGGCGATTTTACTTGATGAAAGCACGAGGGCGAGACTACACGAAACGGCTGTAAAAGCAGCAAAAGCCATAGGTTATGAGGGTGCTGGGACTTTTGAATTTTTGGTCGATAAAAATTTGGATTTTTATTTTATTGAGATGAATACGCGTTTGCAAGTTGAACATTGCGTGAGTGAAATGGTAAGCGGTATAGACATCATAGAATTGATGATAAAGGTTGCCGAGGGCTATGCCTTGCCTCCTCAAGAAAGCATTAAGCTACGCGGACATAGTATAGAGTGTCGTATTACCGCTGAAGATTCTAAGACCTTTTTACCAAGTCCGGGTAAAATCACCAAATATATCCCACCAGCAGGGCGTAATGTGAGAATGGAAAGCCACTGCTATGAGGGCTATGCGGTGCCACCTTATTATGATTCGATGATAGGCAAACTTGTCGTGTGGGGGGAGGATAGAAATACGGCTATTTCTAAAATGAAAGTGGCTTTAAATGAGCTTATCGTTGGGGGGATTAAAACTACGCGTGATTTTCATCTTTCTATGATGGAAAATCCCGATTTTATCGATAATAACTACGATACAAACTACCTCGCAAGACATTGA